The following are encoded in a window of Ranitomeya variabilis isolate aRanVar5 chromosome 6, aRanVar5.hap1, whole genome shotgun sequence genomic DNA:
- the LOC143782247 gene encoding uncharacterized protein LOC143782247, whose amino-acid sequence MRAILDEILTDFTLSALECDTPGAEYSNTNESGATGWDLAQDIIDVDLIPEPNTSEHNQTAAEDLLYQTPTPRNSPVSRAPKNPRGTASKKGKACKVKPRRIVFTKENIPLLMENLTEAPEATTAIVHPTSQAPKRKVMRKTPPAPLQTLQLSENDASPVWVAIQSAN is encoded by the exons ATGAGGGCCATCCTCGATGAAATTTTAACAGACTTCACTTTGtctgctctggagtgtgatacacctGGAGCGGAGTATAGTAACACTAATGAATCGGGAGCCACAGGTTGGGATTTGGCGCAAGAcatcatag atgtcgacctgattccagagccaaatacctcggaacacaatcagacgGCCGCTGAAGACCTGCtgtaccagacccccacaccgagaaacagcccgGTTTCTAGAGCCCCTAAAAACCCACGAGGGactgcgagcaagaaaggaaaag cttgtaaagtgaagcctaggagaattgtattcacaaaagagaatataccttTGCTAATGGAAAacctcacagaagctccagaagccacCACGGCAATCGTCCACCCCACATCGCAAgccc ctaaacgcaaagtcatgagaaaaacacctccagcacctctacagACACTTCAGCTCTCCGAGAATGATGCGTCACCAGTGTGGGTGGCAATACAGTCGGCTAATTGA